GAAAAATTCTCACCTGGTTATTCCGAGTTTTATTTTGTTATTGTCCAGTGTTTTAACAATTATTTTTGCCATTTTATCCACAAAACCGAATGTGACAAAAACAAAATTCACGAATGAGGATGTTCAGAACAGAAAAGTAAATCTTCTCTTCTTCGGAAATTTTCATCAGATGTTGTTTGATGATTATCATAATGCAATGAAAGATCTGATCAAGGATCGCGATTATATTTATGATTCTATGGTGAAAGATCTTTATTTTTTAGGGAAAGTTTTAGACAGAAAATACAAGCTCTTATCCACCACCTATAAGATTTTTATGGCAGGAATCATCATTTCTGTGTTGTCTTTCGGGTATGCGTTTTTGAGTCTTTAGTGGTGGAAATTTAATTTAAACAAAAGAAAAATGATTGTCAGACAGCGTGCCAATTGGCTGAGAATGTTATTTATATGGAGAGGTTCTGTGTTGAAGAAAATTATCGTTCAGCTTTCCGTGATTTTGCTGTTCTCTCTTTTTATTTATTTTTTTAAAGGAAGAATTTTTGATTATAAAGTTCATCTTAATCCTACTATTTTCACGTTAATAGGATTGGCTTTAGCTATTTTCATGGGCTTTTGCAATTCCGCGAGCTACGACCGGTTTTGGGAGGGACGAAAATTGTGGGGATTACTGGTAATAGAAACCCGATCTTTGACCCGGCAGATTTTATCTTTTGTTCCACATGTTTCCAAAGAAGAGAAACAACAAATTATAAAACTGATCTCCGCATTTTGTTGGGCTTTGAATTATCAATTAAGAGATAAATCGGATACGGGAAATTTGTCCCAATTGCTTTCTTCAGAGCAGATGGAGCAGATAAATGGGAAGAAATTTATCCCCAGTATTATTTTAGGTTTTATTGCCGATTGGCTTCAGGAACAACATCGAAAAGGGAATATCGATACGATTATTTTAACTCAAATGGATGATGAGCTGAATCAGTTTTCCAATATTTCCGGAGGTTGCGAAAGAATTTATAATACACCCTTGCCTTTTGCATACAGTGTTTTGCTGCACCGTACCGTTTATTTGTATTGTTTCTGGTTACCTTTCGGGCTGGTGGATACTTTGGGTTGGATGATGCCGCTGATTGTTTTGTTGATAAGCTATACTTTTATTGCGCTGGACGCTATTATTCAGGAGATTGGCGAACCTTTTGGAGAAGAGGAAAATGATTTAGCTTTGAACAGTATTTGCAGAACCATCGAGTTTTCTATTTTTGAACAGGCAGACATTCCGCAAGGTGAATTGAAAAAGCCAGATTCTTATTTTGTGGATTAAATATGAGTTAAGGAAACCCTCAATGCTAATAATCCTGTAATCCCCTGCAAATCTTCAACTCTTAAAAACTCAATATCACTCTGAAGAATTCCTTTTTTCTGCAGTTTGGTGATGTATTCCAGATATTCCTTTTGGTTTTCCATTCCGAAATAAACGATGGTAATTTTTCCGGGACAGGTAATTCTTTCGTCAGAATCTTTCACATGCGCTTTATCCAGACGTTTTTTAATAATCTCGTAATAAGAATTATAAGCACCGTCAATATCAAAACGTTTTTCATCCATTCGGAAACGGATATCTACCTTTTCATTATAAACAAAAATCAGTGAAGCGATATCTAAAGGAATCGAAAGATCCTGTTTGAAATT
The sequence above is a segment of the Chryseobacterium sp. MYb264 genome. Coding sequences within it:
- a CDS encoding bestrophin family protein is translated as MIVRQRANWLRMLFIWRGSVLKKIIVQLSVILLFSLFIYFFKGRIFDYKVHLNPTIFTLIGLALAIFMGFCNSASYDRFWEGRKLWGLLVIETRSLTRQILSFVPHVSKEEKQQIIKLISAFCWALNYQLRDKSDTGNLSQLLSSEQMEQINGKKFIPSIILGFIADWLQEQHRKGNIDTIILTQMDDELNQFSNISGGCERIYNTPLPFAYSVLLHRTVYLYCFWLPFGLVDTLGWMMPLIVLLISYTFIALDAIIQEIGEPFGEEENDLALNSICRTIEFSIFEQADIPQGELKKPDSYFVD